One Acidobacteriota bacterium DNA segment encodes these proteins:
- a CDS encoding thiolase family protein: MTKPIYIAAYHQSRFGKLLAMDVPTIVSRSVDEVCRTIDADAAAIDVGSIGAACNFTLNRQGLLSGLMAMVPGLAGKPIESVENACASGGQAVLSVIQKLQCGLGEVGVAAGYEKMRDAEGKMDGRLVGEVLGYYSHPAEREGRTFVFPHLFAEIMAAYMESHGASERDLAQIAVQEYANARENPCAQMRNVELTVDAACTIGGINRYIVDGLPLKTYDCSQITDGYAALILATEEGLAKLGVKRADAVRVAGWSQATDPLMKAGRETLRPAGAYAAMRRAYDMAAVAPADVNVAEVHDCFTVAGAIGTEVIGKAEYGRGAKYWVDGKARPDGECGINTSGGLIAKGHPVGATGIAMIGWCAWQLLGKAPAPLQVAQPRAAATFNIGGPLCASVCTVLRSA; the protein is encoded by the coding sequence ATGACGAAACCCATCTACATTGCGGCCTATCACCAGTCCCGGTTCGGGAAGCTCCTCGCGATGGACGTGCCCACCATCGTCAGTCGTTCGGTCGACGAGGTGTGCCGGACGATCGATGCCGATGCCGCGGCGATCGACGTCGGGTCGATCGGCGCCGCGTGCAACTTCACGCTGAACCGCCAGGGGCTGCTTTCGGGCCTGATGGCGATGGTGCCGGGGCTGGCGGGCAAGCCGATCGAGTCGGTGGAGAACGCCTGCGCGTCGGGCGGGCAGGCGGTGCTCTCGGTCATCCAGAAACTGCAGTGCGGGCTCGGCGAGGTCGGCGTCGCCGCCGGCTACGAGAAGATGCGCGACGCGGAAGGCAAGATGGACGGCAGGCTCGTCGGCGAGGTGCTGGGTTACTACTCGCATCCCGCCGAACGCGAGGGCAGGACGTTTGTCTTCCCGCACCTGTTCGCGGAGATCATGGCGGCCTACATGGAGTCGCACGGCGCGAGCGAGCGCGACCTGGCGCAGATCGCCGTGCAGGAGTACGCCAATGCGCGTGAGAACCCGTGTGCCCAGATGCGGAACGTCGAGCTGACCGTCGACGCCGCATGCACGATCGGCGGAATCAACCGCTACATCGTGGACGGCCTGCCGCTGAAGACCTATGACTGCTCACAGATCACCGACGGCTACGCCGCGCTGATTCTCGCGACCGAAGAGGGGCTCGCGAAGCTCGGCGTGAAACGCGCCGACGCGGTCCGCGTCGCCGGCTGGAGCCAGGCCACCGACCCGTTGATGAAGGCGGGGCGCGAGACGCTGCGTCCGGCCGGCGCGTACGCGGCCATGCGGCGCGCCTACGACATGGCGGCCGTCGCGCCGGCGGACGTCAATGTCGCCGAGGTGCACGACTGTTTCACGGTCGCGGGGGCGATCGGCACCGAGGTCATCGGCAAGGCTGAATACGGAAGGGGGGCGAAATACTGGGTTGACGGCAAGGCGCGGCCGGACGGCGAGTGCGGCATCAACACGTCGGGCGGCCTGATTGCGAAAGGGCATCCCGTCGGGGCGACCGGCATCGCGATGATTGGCTGGTGCGCCTGGCAGTTGCTGGGCAAGGCCCCGGCGCCACTGCAGGTGGCGCAGCCCCGCGCGGCCGCCACGTTCAACATTGGCGGGCCGCTCTGCGCGTCGGTCTGCACCGTGCTTCGATCCGCCTGA
- a CDS encoding TetR/AcrR family transcriptional regulator, with translation MRTTKTARGRGQRRLNQEERSGRSRAQILDAALKLFSTQGYHGTSMRDIAVKAGVSTGNVYHQFPDKETVFRTLLDRYWEAVESPDYPFNRALFDGAFPDNLEALGRAARETVERYRPYIALIYVDVVEFEGSHIRKFYSDMASRFEAFLATPEARRRVQGLMRGDVSPLAAVMLTTRFLLHYFTVEVLFGVPDHFGQDTDTVLKEIGAILSHGMLKAEGAGGREVR, from the coding sequence ATGCGAACCACCAAGACGGCGCGGGGCCGGGGACAGCGGCGGTTGAACCAGGAAGAGCGTTCCGGCCGCAGCCGCGCGCAGATCCTCGATGCCGCCCTGAAGCTCTTTTCGACTCAGGGCTACCACGGCACCAGCATGCGCGACATCGCCGTGAAGGCGGGCGTCTCCACCGGGAACGTGTATCACCAGTTTCCGGACAAGGAGACGGTGTTCCGGACGCTGCTCGATCGCTACTGGGAGGCGGTGGAGTCGCCCGATTACCCGTTCAACCGCGCGCTGTTCGACGGCGCGTTTCCCGACAATCTCGAGGCGCTCGGCCGGGCCGCGCGCGAGACCGTCGAGCGCTACCGCCCCTACATCGCGCTCATCTACGTGGACGTGGTGGAGTTCGAGGGGAGCCACATCCGGAAGTTCTATTCCGACATGGCCAGCCGGTTCGAGGCGTTCCTGGCGACGCCCGAAGCGAGGCGCCGCGTGCAGGGTCTCATGCGCGGCGACGTTTCACCGCTCGCCGCCGTCATGCTGACGACGAGGTTCCTGCTGCATTACTTCACCGTGGAAGTGCTGTTCGGCGTCCCGGACCATTTCGGACAGGACACCGACACGGTGCTCAAGGAAATTGGGGCGATATTGAGTCACGGGATGTTGAAAGCAGAGGGAGCTGGGGGGAGAGAAGTTCGATAG